The Apostichopus japonicus isolate 1M-3 chromosome 1, ASM3797524v1, whole genome shotgun sequence DNA segment ACCAAAATCAAACACAAAATCTTTTCGCTCTTTGCTTAGCAGCAAATTCCCCTTATACCGTCGTATGTACATTCAATTCTTACATCTATTGTATGGTATCTCACTTGCTGCGTTTTAACTCCCAGTTTGTTGATGGCGTCCTTCCACATGATTATTTCCGGTTTTATTACTGCTTCGGGATAGTATCCCTTCTTTCCCTTTCATAACCTCTGCTATTACTACTAGCCTGAACAAATATCGAATAGTGAATAATCTACCAATAAATTACGGCACGTCAATTTGGATCTCGTGAAATATGCAAAAATATCTTCAATTATACAGTTGTTTTTATTTAGTAGttttttaaaactatatatatatgtagatatattttTTGTGTATTCCTGTGTTGGGCTTTTCTATGGTTGTGATTTCCAGACCATGTGCCCTTCAACCTGTTACTGTATGTTATGAATGATATATTTGATGCGAAAAATATTAAAGATAGCGTCAAATGGACTCAAAACATATGAAGATAACTAAgagattttgttttaaatgaattcgagatatcattaaatgaaataatgaatattaacagAATCTTTGCCTTGTTTTACAGATATTTCTAGTCATCTGAGTAACTTTCTACTAGGTCCTAGGCCTAAACCCCCAATCCCTTCGATGCCACCCCTACCTCATGCAGGGTTATTCAAGAACTAGGTTGGGTTCTAGGTCCCCATTCATATtatgagaatacattattcttcaTACCATACTTCTTGGGTGGCAACcaccctgacccccccccccctccctcgctCTCATCTGGCCTGATTGcatgcaatagcatatccaCACACAAGGGGTTAGAAGTGTAGTGACCAgatagtttgaaataaaaatgaaattctaAAATTTAACTGAGAGTACaacaaaagggggaaaaaatataGGCTATGAAAACACAGACAGAATTTACAAACGtccttttcatttcaaatggatatttttgtttttattattaattcataACAATCACCAAAATTGACTTGAAATGGCATAATTGTGATAACGCGATTACACATTGAACAAGAAAAGGCAGAAACGCATGACAGGTAATGTTCGGATTACACTTAACGATTACAATTATACACAAACATAATAAACAATAGCTTAGAACAATTGATACAAAACAATGGGAATAATTGCAAAGAATAgtccagagaaaaaaaaaaaattgttcatcTTTTTCAGGAAGCATTCAGGGTTATAATTAAGCCCAAGAATCAACATGAGATGGATGGTCTTAACTTGAACATATCCTCATCTCAAAATAAACAATACTTTTTATCAGTGGCATATGCATTGGTTCAATGACCCCAGTGCCACACCCTCTCCTTCCAAAAATAAAGAACACCACTTCACTGTTCTATTCCATTGATAGAAATTGCAGAAAATGAAGTTTCACTGAAAATTTAAACTTAATCCCAAGCAGTGAGACATTTTGCCACATTCCAAAATAATGCATTTATAGTAAAGATGGGCTGCAAATGAATCAAAACTTGACTTAATTTGGCacgaaaatgtaaaaaagaacattgaaatatataataaatgagCCAAAACAATGGCCAACGATTGTTAATAGATACTTCTCATGTCATAACATGCTCCTGGCAAAACAATTACTTTTAGTTACTTTTATCAGATGAAACTTGGTTATATATTCAAGCTGATGAGATCTGTTGATATGAGATTTCTCTATGAAACAGCATGAAAAATCTCATCAAACGTAACTCAAAACTAGCTGCTTCTAattagagaaaaaacaaatgttaaGTAAATGAAGAATCGGTAATGAAAATGTGACTAATATTGACTCATTAGATGTAGTATTCACATATTAGAACTTATTACAAAGGCATCATTGACGACTTGTATCATTCAAACTTTCCTTCTCAAGTTGCTTTTTCCAAAAAGAAAGTGGAAAGTTTTGTcgcacaaaagaaaactttgttACATTTGCTTTTCGTAGATATAAACCaatgaatttatatttttaatgagATATACtataaaattttttttttttttaaatgggaaAGATTATTTATTTCACCTAACAGTTTAACCCAACCAAGATAAAAAATGTCACCTTACCACCAAAGCTGAATTAATTAATCTCTTGTGGATCAATTCAGTGGGGAGATGAGAGAGAGTTAGTgaattaaaaagagaaaattgcAACATCTTTTTTAAGAAGACTTAAAATGTTCTCTACGTATCCAACATTTGTGTGTATTTCACCAACACAATATTTCCATCGACCTCATTTTGTCTTGGCAAAATAACCACTTAGTAAATCCCCAAAACCAAATCTCTCATTTTACAATTGGCAGCATCAGAATCAACATGaattaaacaataaaaatgaTCACACTTACCTTAAACATTTACTTTCAATAACCTTTACATTAATTACCTTCAATGCCCAGAGTTTTTTCCCAGacaatttcaaaattgtcaagcaatattaaggtgtatttaaatcacaacaacaaataaagatAGCAAGCACCTGGCTGGAAGTTGTATGCAGTACACATTACACTCACAAACATGTAAAATGACTTAGAGAAAGTCTTGCTTGTGTGACAAGTTTACATCTTAATACAGCAAGGGTTACACTTTGTCATAGCATAGAGAAGACTCTATAACATGATTTTCATCTTGGCCCAAGAgaattcaatattttgtaacaaGTATCTATCGGTTTAAGAATATTTCCACTAAGGTTTACACTAACATATGAGACACTTCATTGTCTCATTATAGAATATACAAATATCCTATTTCCACAAAAGATTTAGAATGAGTTTTGCAGAATCAATCCATCCGTGTTAAATGGAACATAGTAATTTGCATTTCTTTTGCATAAAACCATTTACAGGGGGAGAATTTAACAAGGTTTGTCAAATTACATGCTACTAAATCACCAGGGTGTGTTAATGTATTTCAAATGATTTTAAACAGAGATACTGgctacaaattaaaaaaaaaaaacaatcttgaAATATAAGGACAGTACACTTATCCTGGAAACAGGATCTGTCGATAAATTTACAGTACAAGTAACATAAGAAAATGAGAATACAAAAGTACAAAGGATATGTTTAAAACATActagcaaaaaagaaaaagaaaaaagaatgtaAAATCATGATCTAATCACAGAAGAGGGGAATGgtttattttctttgatttccCTTATTTATGTTTTCCATTTTATGGTCTGAGAATTTCAAGGTTGGACATCATTTAAAATGAATTCATGGcaacaaaaagtaaaaatattgttAGAGAATATGTCCTTCTAAAGGAAGAATAGTCTAAAAAAATATTCTGGGATATGGAATTAACTTGCCCTATGAGTAAAGTGTTTTACTCCCTTGAAACCTGATTTTGAAAGCAAATTCACAATTTATAATAAACATAGCTTTGCTGGAAATGTCGTCATAATTCAATGCTACATCATCCTGCTGTGATGGATAACAGCCGAGTCAcagcaaaagaaaaatacaacatATAATTATGGTATGTCCTCGACTGTTTAAATCCACTGCTAACATTCCtggttgtttttattattttgcagAAATGAACCTTTAAGCAGCTTGAGGTCCAttaattaaagtgactgaactataAAGGCTAACACACCCaataggtcagttcctcaggtGCAACACACAAACTCAAATGGAAAACGAGAGatttttatggcctcaaatgataCGTTTCATAACgtgtttacaaatttgtcaacgaCAACTGGTGATGTACGTCATAGGATAACGTTCTGAtctttatatgaagttaaaagaacatattttgttttgagttATCTTAGAAAATTTGTTAAGCAATGGATTAATAGTAACATTTAGACTAGCCACTGAGGAAGCCAACTCTTCACATCATAAATTTACCCTTTAATCAAGGAGCtttccagagatttagcatagtTGAatgctgaatatcttgaaaactagAAAAGCTATGGAAACATTACCAGCActcttttttacttttttttttcttggagtaTGATATCCAGACTAACTAGCTGCCTAACTGCATCCTTCCATAGCTATTAAACTGACCATTTACAAAAGGCAAATCTCTGTAAGACATCAGAATTGAACACTAAGAGGAAGAAATGGAACAACTTTAGAAATCGAAGGTTTCGGTTTGAGGTTTTGAGAGGAAAAACAAGTTTCAGAGGACTTTTGTACAAGTCTTTATGTTATTTACTATCTTCATGAATGgataaaatcaattttcatAACTTCATTCCAGAGTTTTCCATGTaatcaaacaaaattatttAACACATAACTTGTACATCAAggaaatgttaaattatttcaaatttcaacaaagGGTTAACTTTAACTCACTGGTAGATGGTTTTGCCCCCCCAAAAGTTTCTTAGTTTTGTCTACAACATGAATCACATCACATTCACAATGTATTAAGCATTCAAAACAGATGAGAGATTTCCAAAAAGGATGCATCTAAGCAGGCAATTTCAACTCTACTAACAACGGCATCGTCACAATGAGCATATGAATCTACTTTTATTTCTACGTTCTAACTATGATTACTGTGAACACATAACTAACTATATGCAGGACCAAACTTATCAAAGGCACTAAGGGTACAAAATTTCTACTGTTAAAGATATCTTCAGCTCTCTACTGTCACAAATTTCAGAACATCTAATTCTAACTATCTCTTTGtcttaatatttaaatacaaaaatatcaacatttagtGTTTTTTCTTTACTCTAGACAAAGTTTTTTAAGGTGAAAATTGGGTATATGAAATTTTTAAGAAAACTCCCTGTTAAGCACATTAATTATACTGTTGTGAAGGGTTGAGACGGATGAATATCTTTTTTATGCTAAGAAAGATGTTGGACTAAGTGACTGCTACTTGGACAACGTTCATAAGACATCAATTTTAACACTAGGCCTATAACTTACTCATTAATTTAACATGGTAGGCAATGCTTCATATCTTCTGTATGTTTAATGTTTATCTGTAAAGCTTTCCAAAATTACTGACTGGTCAAGACATTTAACGTAACGTCTAACACTGTCAGGACTCTATATTATGTTTACTAAATTACAATGTTAACTACCAAACAATGTAATTGACATATTTTCCATTTAAATCTAAGAAAAAACCACAATAGaacaatttgttttatatatccGTCTTTACTTCACAATCTTTTCCCCACACCCTTGCCATTTTACTGTTTCTCTTAATATCATTGACATATCTAAAAACACTTTCCATTCTACAGTCAATTACCCTATAGATTTAATCTAAGGGTAAGGTGACAAAAAGTCCTCTTTCCTTGGGGACAGTCCCCGGTTCTTATGTACCATACCAGCATCTAAACCATCCCTGGAATTGTTCCCCGATTACAAGTATCCTAGGAGCTATTCGAGGTTTGGTAAAATGGCTGTGAATAAATATCAAACGGGACAAAATTCTTGTTTTCTGGATGATATCCACAGCTTGGGCATTTGACAATCATCCTAAAAACATAACACCAACAAATACAGAGGAATCCTCAAAATTCCACCCGGCCTTCCAAATGTACTGTGCAAACCCCTGGCTGTAACatgaggtgtgggggggggggatatcaaCATCCATATTATGTGCTCAGATATCCTGCAAAATAATATGGTCACCAATACCTTAGAGAAGTCAATTGCCAACATTTTCATCACAATCAATATTTTACATTGACTTATCATTCTTAGCTCAATCAAGGTGGAGAAAAATTTTCACATTAAGTACATTTGCCTCGAAAAAGAATAAACCATCATCAGAGAGAAAAATTCCAACTAACAGAATATATATTcagtttcatatttaatgtactaGTTGCTCAACAGACCTATTTTTAATATACTAGTTGCTCAACAgacctattttttttcttctaaagaGTGCAATACATATCTTCAATCTTTCCCAGTTCCATTGGATTCTCCTTATTGTTAGTTAACTGAACATTTAACTTGAATCTTTACATATTAattacttttattaattaaacaatttCATATACAACTCACAACCATTCAAGACATAAAAACTAAACACCTTTAGTGTTCATTTAAATTATCAGCTTGGTGGGCAGTTTAACTTTACCGTTAAAATCAAACCCTTTCCCTCCATAACGGCAAGTCCcgaaaagaaaaatttgaagcaagaaaaaaataaaaataaataaaagaaactatTTAACATTCATTAACAATACCTCACAGGAATTGTATGTGGAATGAACATTACTGAACAATATGAAGTATGTCATGATAACATATCACTAAACAACTTTTTTGCAAGTTACCCTTGGTTTTGACAAAGTTTAGCAAATTTTCAAGCTGTGCTGGGTTTGATCAACCTTGAGATGATAACAATCTGGCAAAAGTCATGCGAGAATCAAACATGCTAATATCTCTCAAAATGACAAATCTCAACTTTACTGACCTTATGAGCTATGATATATAAAAACTAGAAATGTTACACAGAAAACTCTGGAGACCCAGTCATGCCGGGGGGAGGCACAAGGGGTGTGCCACCACCTGTGCCCACTCAAACCACCCCACATTTGTACCACAATCGTGTGTACAAACCCTTCACAATTTATAAGACATGAGTATTGTGTCCCTCCTTAAATTTTTGGTGCCTTTCCATGACTTTTTGGTGGCACTCAGAATTCCTGGCCTTAGAGGCCAGGTATTCTGGTTAATAATTTTAACAAGGTATCTAATGAAAATCTTGTCCTTTATGGAATCCATTTCATCTGGAACGAGGAATGTAGTAGACAGACcggacaaaagaaaaaaaaatctgctatGCAAATCAAAAGTAAGAATGTTTTGGTCAATTTTGAAGATACTGGGAACGTTTTCGATGGGTTTTCCATCATTTGTTTGGAAGATATGCTTATGGCCATGGACCAAAAGCGACACTCAATAGGAAAGGAAAATGTTAAGATGTCATAGAGGGAGAACAAACACAAACAGTGCAGCATACAGTAGGATGAACTGCCTTTCACTTTTTACAATTGGAAGGAAGACAAAGTTAAGTCTTCTTGCTTTATTCCTTCCCTTCTTAAAGTAAGTATATCGTCTTCTTCAGGCGATCAGAACAGGTCTAAAATATCAGTCCAGAGTCTACATTTTCCAGACTCCTCACCCACACCCCCCCTTATTCTGCTATTCCTCGCCCCTACCCACACCCCTCATACTGCTAACTATAAATTCCAGTCTTGTTGATATGGGCAAGTCCAACCACAAAGGAAGTACATTATAATGTTCTCTCTTTTTACCATGGCATTgcgcattaaaaaaaaaaaaacgtaaatgTCCCTCACTTCTTAGAATTTGAAAAATCTTTACGTGAACATTGCTGTGCAAGGTACTGTATTTTGTGCGGCAAATGGAGCTCATATTTCGGAGCATTTCGTCGGTGAAATTTGACATAGTCAATAGCACACAGGGTTGATTTGTAGGAAAAGTTCGGTGGTCACCAACCGGATGGGAACTGGGCACTCCTTTATGATTGCCTTGAGAGCAAAATTGGTTTTCCAATTAGATcaaatacttatatatatattctattatTTTGCCAATTACAACAAAATTGAAGTTGTATAATTTCAATACCCTGGTAATACAAAACAACATGCAAAGAAATAAGGCAAAttaatcctcccccccccccaaaaaaaaaaaaaatgcagtgagttggtggaattcaaacctaaattttaacaattatttaGGGAACCAGGTGCTGTGacattgtaaataaaaaataccaTACATACTTCACTATAAATgaattgtatgtatttatttttgtttccatGGGTACAGCTGGTCACATTCAGAAAATTTACATCTCAACAAATTTAATATGTAACTAAAAAAGACACCGATAGATCTAAGATCTTCAGGATTTCTACCCCACAAACCACTACCAGCCCCACCCTCCTCCACTCTCACCCCCCCTTTACTAAATCAACAAATGTATTTAATGATTATATTAATAGTGCCCATTGTTCCCTGTCCAACATAAAATGTACATTCATAATATTTATAACCAAATTGAAGTACTAAATCTGCCAAATCACTTccacccccctctccactgCTACCCCATACCCCCCCATCTTATCCTTTCAGCATGCTACTAACCTACCATAAATGCCCATCAACACACAATGCCGCGACAAAAGCTCTAACCATTGCAAAAAttaatttcttccatttttATTCTTCCTTCTTTTCCTCCTCTGCTTCATCCTCCTTCTGCTCTTCGGATGGTTTCTCTTCCTCTGCCACCTTCTCTTCAGTCTCCTGAGATGGTTTTGCATCACCGCCACCTGCCTCTTCATCTTTCTTCTCCTCTGGTTTATCTCCATCTTCCTTCTTCTCGTCTGTCTTATCTCCATCTGCACCTTTCTCCTCCTCTTTCGCACCTTCTTCCTCCTTCTTGTCGCCTTCCTCTTCGGCCGGCTTCGGCTCCGGTTCGGGTTCCGGTTCTTTCGGTTTTATGCTCTCGAGGGTCTCCCCGACATCTGCCAGCAGGGTGTCATCCAGATGTTCCTGTAGTAAACCCAAGCTGTAGATCCACAGCTGTTTCTGCTGTTCTTCATTTCTAAAACGAAAGATCATGTTTAACAGGGTTAAAGATTGCTCGTAACTTAACAATCTACTAGGATTCCCGCAAGTTACTGGTTCGGGGATCTACGAGCGATGATACTTTATACTTGTCTCCTACCCTCCTCTTTTACCTTACCGGCTAAACTGGTGACAATTTTTGCACTGCGCCCCCCAACTCACCTGAGACTCCGCCCCAAACACATCcgagactccccccccccccccccccccccaacacatcTGAAACTTCGCCCACTCATTCTTCCTTCTGAATACATACCCCTTCAGAACAACCAACTGCCACGTTAACAGGTTAAGGAAATGAGGATGAGTGCACAAGAAAACTGGAGATAGGTTCGGGAGGTACATCAGTGGTAGCCAACCAATATGGATCTCAGGGTAACACCTTCAATCTCAATGTGTTAAAGAATCACACAGCATTTACAACAAAATGCATTTTTGAAAGTTTGGCAGAATGGCAAATTTGGCTTCAGTATACAGGACTGCAAGCATCTActtcatttataatttcatgTGGTCATAAAGAACGTAGAATgggtatttcttttttttcctttacagGGAAGTCTCATGGACCACACAGATAACCCTAACACAGATGCTTACAAAACCTTTAGGGTCCCTTGGTTTACAGAAATATGAATTAAAACTTGCATACAGTATCTCTGTAACTTCTGAATTCCAGCCCTACATTTCTACATTCTACATTTCTCTACTGAAGCAGATTTTTTGTCTGTTTGTAAGGCAATGCCTCCCTAATTCTACATGTAACTTGAACACAAAACCTGTTATTATAGAATGACTTTAGAGTACATGATTAACAGTTGTAGAcagttttaaaacaaaaacttataTCACTCCAAGCTGAAAAGTCTTACGCTATTTGGGAGATACGAACACTCATCTTCCTTCACATAAAAGACCGAAGGATCCAGTCTAAATAAGGCATCATGGAGCCACTTTGGGTTtcacattttcatgtttttattataaaatcaCCATATTTATTGTTTGTAATGTAGATGGGGTTTTGTGTCAACATTCTACTCGatacaatgaaataaaaaacaaagcaaaaagtAGAAAGGTTTTCGGATCCCAGCGGCAGTACATGACATCGCATACTACCAAAAAATGACAGTCACCATTCATGACTTTCAAGCTAGCATAATAACTACCAAATATAACAAGAACTTTCTTTATCTGTTTTTGGTGGAGTTGTTCCACAAGAAAAAACCTTGATCATATCGAGGATGGTAAGGTTTGTGCCTTCTTTCATTGCCAGACACACATCGGCAGCTATAACTTGGCAGAGACGTTCTTTAGAGTGCATAAATGCCGTGCATGATCGTTTAGTAATTCGTAACTATCAAAGGTACCACTGAATTAATCATTCGGACAATTTCAGCATGAAGTAAACACTGCAAACAGGTTTCTAGGAAAGTAAGTCCCAGCAGGCCAAACAAGGAGATGAAACAACCCCTTTAAAACTCTGCAATGATGTACTGACACTGACACTTTTTGACCTTCgctttcttcattttttatcacttttctttatgtttttaatttttgttccTTAGCGATTATTCTATCTCACCGAGCTGTGGCGCTGGGCTGTACGGGCTTGCAGCTGGAGAAGTAGAGTGGACCCTTGCCGTGGAACTGTTCATCCAACGCAGCTGACAACGTGGTCGCTGCTCCGTCATCAGAAGTTCTCCCAAATCCTGGAATGAGGTTAAAATAGATGTTTTTTCAAGTTATTTTCAAGATTTGTATCTTTCCATCAAGCACAATGGTTTATGGAATGCAGAGGTCAGAAACtctgaataataataataataattaacagttcttatatagcgcaactaaCAATAAAGTCTtgccgcgctgtacttaaccctggtctttggtaacttgtcacacctacacaccaaagtgtgcacaattcaaacaatctctcctggggcaccacagttcACCACAGCtatgtgtcccctgggggacttcccatagggtgcagccacaaaccgacccaactatatttacaagtcacttcgcaagtccccatttatacacctgggtgaagaacTATTCAAACATCTACAAGGCTGATTTTGAAGCAATTTTTTTGTGTCATCTGAGCGAGCACTTGTCCTTTGATTTGGGTACTCGGGTTCTACGAATGAGTCAATAGTCTGAAAAAGAATCGAGTGCACCCTTAAACAGTGCCAATGGATTGGGTATGTGCGtatatttttcatcaaaatatcGTAGCTAAAAAGGCCACACATTATATTATtgtgaaacaaaataaacttcatgAAGAGCATTGCAAAGCTAAATGACTTTTGTTACTAAACTGGGCATTTGCAAATTATAGAACTGAAGTTTCCAAAAACTTATTAAATTTAATGAATGTTCTCTTTTGTTGTTGGTAGAGAAACAGTGAAGATTAATTAAGTTGAGAAAAAACTGACCTTTATGTAATAATGTGGCTGCTTTATACAAGCCAGAGTATCCCTTGGAGAAACCTGTGTCCACTACGCCTGGGTGAACCGAGAACACATCGATTCCTGTGTCCTTGATTTTGGAATGCAAACTGAATGTGTTCATGATCTATGAAAAACAAGCCCAAAAAAAATGCAGTTTCCATGGCAACTGAAGCTTTCCAAATTAAATggcaagaatttttttttttttttatagtttcaaaatatatttcctgTCTATTTCCAGTTTTTGAACCTACTCAATATTATCCCAAATTTTATACCAAAATTCTGATaagaaaatgaagatatatAGTGTGGAAAGGTGCAGATTTTTAACAACTCTACTACTGAAAcagaaattttccaattttctgCAAACATGGCAGTGGGTTACTACCATTCAGTAACTGTATTTTCTTTCACTGTTCTTTAAGTGAATCTCAATTGGGAAAAAGGTGAAGGGTGGAAGGGAGTAGGGGCAGAGTGGGAAGGGTAGGGTAAATTGGACAGGGGAGAGAGAGGATAGCAAAGATGTGTAAAAGGTAGGGTAGAATgagggtggggagagggaggggttgACGGGGCTCgtatttttttcccaggacgaaggtgggcatcggccaatcaaatccctggattccaaacatgtgacgctttttcaaaaaacatgttctgaatcttttttcctagttttgaccccagattatgaacgacaatccttcattttcatagAAACTGGATCCataacccactttctaaaccctaactctgatttcaaacgaatttgtaagtTCCTgaaaaaacctgaaacccttaTTCGTCCTAGGAATAAAAATTAGGCTGACGGGGCAGTCAGGTTTGGACAAACATAAAACCCTGTCCTACCTGGAATAGCTTTGAGTTACCATAAGCCTTGCCTTGGCTGTAACTCTTCTGAGACTGAATGTTGTCAAGGTTAACCCCGTCGCCTCGCTTGTGACCAGATGAAGAGACGTTAATAATTTTGGAGTTTGGTGCACTGGCCTTGAGTACGGGCAAGAGGTGCAATGTCAACAGGAAGTGAGACAAGTAGTTTATCTGGAAGGTACTCTCCAGGCCGTCATTGGTCAAAACTAAAAAAGCAAGAAATAACAtgttaaatttatcaaaataatacCTCTTGCAAGTTTGATTTTCAAGATGGAAATACCTCTGGATATAGAGAATCACTTGCTATTTGTGTAAATATCAACTACTACAGGTTTATATGTCACTGAGATTCTTGTGCTTACGACCTTCAAAGGATGATCTTCTAAGATGCTCCTaggccaggggtgggcaacctttttgaatgaatgggccagatataaggtgtgaaaaattgactgggctgcacctaaccaacgacctgctgttgatttcaaacctttgatttcgaggactttcaagcaatagg contains these protein-coding regions:
- the LOC139966418 gene encoding uncharacterized protein, which codes for MGAKLSVQKDEIPEERTFIVTGANTGIGYHTSKKIAQLGGRVIMACRSEEKAKKAIDQMQEENRQEVRAKRKAAKDAAEREKQQKEAAAAKEEQEKKKEEARKQKEEAKQAALAKTEEAAAKAAAEEKKEDGAEKAEETGDKTEEEKPKEDGEKPAEEEEKPAAAEETEKPAEEEEKKADEGEDKPAEEKEEEKPAEGGEKEEPAAASAAAAEGGAKEDGDAPAEAEPEPEEEIPELKLQFMPLDLASFKSVLEFVKQYKESGLPLNVLICNGGLIAPAKVLTNDGLESTFQINYLSHFLLTLHLLPVLKASAPNSKIINVSSSGHKRGDGVNLDNIQSQKSYSQGKAYGNSKLFQIMNTFSLHSKIKDTGIDVFSVHPGVVDTGFSKGYSGLYKAATLLHKGFGRTSDDGAATTLSAALDEQFHGKGPLYFSSCKPVQPSATARNEEQQKQLWIYSLGLLQEHLDDTLLADVGETLESIKPKEPEPEPEPKPAEEEGDKKEEEGAKEEEKGADGDKTDEKKEDGDKPEEKKDEEAGGGDAKPSQETEEKVAEEEKPSEEQKEDEAEEEKKEE